The genomic stretch TCGACGGCAAGAACTATCTCATACCGGTCGATGCCGATCTGACCTCGCCCGCCTATCTCAAGACCCGCACGGTTCAGATCGACGAATTCATGGCGGCGCTGCCTGCCGATCCCGCCGTCGGCGTCATCATCCTCGATGCCTGCCGCGACAATCCGCTGGGTCGTACCCTGGCTGCGGCTCTGCCCAAGAGCCGCTCGCTTGGCGCCGGCCTCGCGCCGGCGGATGCAAAGGCAGACGGTATCGGCTCCGGCGGTGTCCTGATTGCTTATGCAACGGATCCCGGCGCGATCGCTTTCGACGGCGACGGCGTCGACAGCCCCTACTCGCTGGCGTTGGCCAGGCACCTGACAGAACCAGGCGTCGAGATCCAGAGCGCGCTGACGCGCGTGCGCGGCGACGTGACGGAGGCCACGCAGGGCCGGCAGCGGCCGTGGCACAATGCATCGCTTGGGCGCGAGGTCTTCCTCGGCAAGCCAGCGGCACAAGCAGCCCCGCCCGCCGCAGCGCCGGTGGCCGACGCCGGCAAGACGGCGGCAGCGCCCGCCCCCGTGGCCAGCGAGCCGCCCTCCTGGGAGGTCGAGCAGCGCCTTTGGGACGAGGCTTCGAAGAAGAATGCCATTCCCTACTACGAGGCCTACCTCGACCAGTTCCCGAACGGTAGTTTCGCCACGGTGGCGAAGCTCAACATCGACCAGTTGAAGGACCCGACGGTGGGTAAGCAAGTCGCAGCGCTCGACACGAACGCAAATCCAGGCTCGGCCGTTCGTACCTCGGCCGCCGACCAGGTTCGCACCGCACCACCGAAAAAACAGGTCATACAGAAGACCCGCACGTTGAAACCGGTGGCGCAGCGGAAACCTCGAAGACAGCAGATCGTCGAGCGCCGGCGCAACAGGGAGATTGTGATGCGCGACGAGCCGCGACGGAGAGACACCAATGACTTTCTGACCAAGGCGCTGATTTTCGGCAGCGGCGTCGTGATCGGCGGCGCGATGAGATATTGATCATAGCCAGTCAAAGGGAACCCGCGTTGGACGAGTTCCCTTTTGCCGCTAGAGCAATTCCACGAAAAGCATATCGGCCTGGCGGCGACCGCCTACTCGGTCCTGATGCGCATTTCCACCCGCCGGTTGACCGGATCGTAAGGGTTGGCGACCCGCGGGTGCGACTTGCCAAGGCCGATCGCTTCGAGCCGCGCCGATTCAACGCCGTTCGCTTCGAGGAAAGCCGCCACCGACTGGGCCCGCCGCTGCGACAGATCCTGGTTGTAGCGATCCGGGCCGGTCGCATCGGTATGACCTTCTACGACAAAGCTGAACGTGCTCAGCCGATTGTCCTTCAGCGCCTTGGCGAACTCGTCGAGCTCGGCGCGCGCCGTCTGGTCGAGTTGCGCGGAATCAAGGGCGAAATTGATCATCATGTCGAGACCGGTCTTCTGTTGAGCCGAGCCAGTCTTCTCGGCCTTGCTCTTGCACTCTTCCTCCGTGCCGACGCAGATGCCGCGCGCGGCACCCAGATTGCCGGTCTGTCCGGCGAAGAACTTGACGATGTCTTCCGATTTCTGAAGCGGATCGGCGAAGGCGTGCGCTGAAAGAAGCATGGCCGCCAATGCCAAGGCTGAACTGCCCCATCGCATGACCGTCACTCCTGTCTGAGAGTATCTCGCTGGCGCCTATCATACCAAATCGGGAAGCGGTTGTCTGTGAACAAACGCATGCCGCCCGTGGCGCTCGTGGCCGCCACCTGCCGGCAACTGGCGCTTGACCAGCGCCCGGCCACAGGCTTGAGTGCTGTTCTGATGGCTCTTGGGGTGTAGCAGCCATGGCCAATGAACTCGGATACAGAACGGCAAGGGATCTGTTTCTTGCTTGTCCCGCCATCGCCAGGGACATGAAATCGCTGGCCACCGGCCAGCCGCCGCTTGATTTTTGCCGGACCCTGCTTGCCGGGCGCGTGCCGGAAGAAGCCGTCACGTTCTGTGCCTACCTCCTGCCCGAGCGAGCCGCCGTCTGGTGGGGACATGAATGCCTGAGCCATCTCGCCGAGCTGCTCGCGGACCGAGATCTCGAATTGCTGGCGCTTGTCCACGACCGCGTCGGCGAACCGGACAATCCTCACCATCAGGCAGTCTTGAGCAAGTCCCTGGACCTGCCGCCGGCGACGCCGGCCGCCTGGATCGCCCTGGCAGCGGTATGGCGCGACCCGACCCTCGATATGGTGGCGACCGGATTTCCTGCCGCCCATGCCGTCAATGCCGGAATCCTGGCCGGGCTGGCCCGCGCCTCGCTGGCGGACCGGTTTGCCGTGCTTTCGGCCTTCGTCGAAATGGGCATCCAGATGGCGGAGATGGAGGCGTAACGGCATTCGCGGATCCCCTGCGCGCCGTCCGCCATCGCCTGCATCAGGCCGGCATCATTGGCAGCCGCCTTGCGCCCATCTGGCCAGCGCGACCTTGAAGCGGGTACCGAGCGGATGCTGCAGGCGCAGGACCGAGACGTCGTTGGCGGCGAAATTCTTCGCCTGCTCGCAAAGCCGGGCCTCATTCCACTCATGGCAGGTGTCGCAGTGCTTGCCTTGCCAGACCGATTTGTCGAGGCCTTCCACCGGACTGAAAAGCGGTTCGCTCTTGATCAGTTGGGCGATGCTCTTGCCGTCGATCGCCGGGTCGCCGAACTTGACGGGGCGATCGAAAAGGATGGGACCGTCGCTAGCCAGCTTCGGGATTTTCGCACGCAGGGCATCAA from Mesorhizobium sp. 113-3-3 encodes the following:
- a CDS encoding caspase family protein → MKSFAILLSGLVLSILAAFGVQAATAEGKRVALVIGNSKYVNAVALPNPANDAHLIASTLRKAGFEVIEGVDQDNAGMHGLISKFTEESYNADLAVIFYAGHGMQVDGKNYLIPVDADLTSPAYLKTRTVQIDEFMAALPADPAVGVIILDACRDNPLGRTLAAALPKSRSLGAGLAPADAKADGIGSGGVLIAYATDPGAIAFDGDGVDSPYSLALARHLTEPGVEIQSALTRVRGDVTEATQGRQRPWHNASLGREVFLGKPAAQAAPPAAAPVADAGKTAAAPAPVASEPPSWEVEQRLWDEASKKNAIPYYEAYLDQFPNGSFATVAKLNIDQLKDPTVGKQVAALDTNANPGSAVRTSAADQVRTAPPKKQVIQKTRTLKPVAQRKPRRQQIVERRRNREIVMRDEPRRRDTNDFLTKALIFGSGVVIGGAMRY
- a CDS encoding OmpA family protein — translated: MLLSAHAFADPLQKSEDIVKFFAGQTGNLGAARGICVGTEEECKSKAEKTGSAQQKTGLDMMINFALDSAQLDQTARAELDEFAKALKDNRLSTFSFVVEGHTDATGPDRYNQDLSQRRAQSVAAFLEANGVESARLEAIGLGKSHPRVANPYDPVNRRVEMRIRTE
- a CDS encoding DUF6931 family protein, translating into MKSLATGQPPLDFCRTLLAGRVPEEAVTFCAYLLPERAAVWWGHECLSHLAELLADRDLELLALVHDRVGEPDNPHHQAVLSKSLDLPPATPAAWIALAAVWRDPTLDMVATGFPAAHAVNAGILAGLARASLADRFAVLSAFVEMGIQMAEMEA